A segment of the Chitinophagaceae bacterium genome:
AAAGGAAAAATCATAAAATCAACGGGAATGTTCTATAAAATTCTTTCCGAAAACACTATTGTAGAAGCAACTCTCAAGGGTAAATTTAAATTAGAGAATAAAAAAATTACAAACCCAATATCTGTGGGAGATTGGGTGGACTTTACCAACGAAGGAAAAAACGAAACTGCCTATACCATTACCAAAATACACCCACGTAGCAATTATATCATCAGAAAATCTCCCGAAAAAAAAGAACATTCTCATATAATAGCATCAAATATAGACCTTCTCGTTATCATTGCTTCTCTCTCGCAACCGCGAACAACATTAGGTTTTATAGACAGATTATTAGTAAGCGCCGAATCCTTTGGCATTGAATCCCTCCTCGTTTTTAATAAAAAAGATAGTATATGCCCATCAGAAACGCCCCTCATAGAAGAATATAAAAAAATATATGAAAGCATCGGATATCCTGTCCTGCTCATCTCTGCTTTTGAAAAAAACGATATACATCTCTTTTTACAAAAAATAGAAAAAAAAGTA
Coding sequences within it:
- the rsgA gene encoding ribosome small subunit-dependent GTPase A encodes the protein MKGKIIKSTGMFYKILSENTIVEATLKGKFKLENKKITNPISVGDWVDFTNEGKNETAYTITKIHPRSNYIIRKSPEKKEHSHIIASNIDLLVIIASLSQPRTTLGFIDRLLVSAESFGIESLLVFNKKDSICPSETPLIEEYKKIYESIGYPVLLISAFEKNDIHLFLQKIEKKVSILVGHSGVGKSTILNNLGIPIAQKTNEISQFTEKGKHTTTFAEMFLLPNNTFIIDTPGIKEFGIPDMKAVDIKFYFPEIQAIAEHCKFSNCLHKNEPACKVVEAAKNNTIPASRYKSYISLLENHDYKK